The Pseudomonas sp. HOU2 DNA window AAGCAGAAACTGATCGATGCGACCAAGCACCTGGTGCTGACCTCGGTGCATCCGTCGCCGTTGTCGGCTTATCGTGGATTCCTCGGGTGCGGGCATTTCAGCCGGACCAACAAGTTTCTCGAGCAGAATGGCGAAGCGCCGATCGAGTGGCGTCTGCCGCCGATTTGACTGGCTGAGTAAATCTGTGGCGAGGGAGCTTGCTCCCGCTCGGCTGCGCAGCAGCCGCAAAACCTGTGATTTCGGTGTGCCAGAAGCACCCGGTTCAAGGATCTCGGGTCTGCTGCGCAGCCCCGCGGGAGCAAGCTCCCTCGCCACAGTGACGCGGTGTTACTCGGGATTACGGTTCCAGTACTTGAACAACGGTTCCGCCAGAAACAGCACGAACAGCAAGCGCATCACCTGCATCGCCGTCACCAGCGGCACCGACAGTTGCAGGGTCTCCGCCGTCAGACTCATCTCGGCAATCCCCCCGGGCATCATGCCCAACGTCAGCGAGCGCAGATCCAGATGGGTCAGCGCGCTCAAGCCCAACGCCGCCAATGTGGCGATCAACATGGTCAGCGCCGTGCCGATCAATGTCCTGCCCATGAATGACGGTGCGCGGCGGAAGAACTGTCGATTGAAGTGACAGCCCAGCCCGCTGCCGATCAGCCACTGGCCGATCTGGCTGCCGCCGTCGGGCAGGCCGATGTGCAGATCCCAGGCAATGCTCACCGTGGCACTGACCAGCAACGGGCCGAACAACCACGGATTGGGTTGACGCAAACGCTGCCAGAGCCAGGCGAGCAGGGCGCCCGCAGGAAACAGAATCGCCAGCCAGCGCCAATCGACGTTGCCAGCGTGGGAAATCGGCGTGCCGTCGCCCAGCAGATACTTGAACGCGGCCGGCACGCACAGCACCACCACCAGCACCCGCAGACTCTGCCCCGCCGCGACATGGCTGAGCAGCGCGCCATTGCGTGCGCCGAGGTTGACCATCTCCCCGGAGCCGCCGGGCATGCTCGAGAAAAACGCCGTGGCGCGATCCTCGCCGGTGCGGCGCATCAACCACACGCCGACCACCGCCGACAGACTGGTGACCAGCGCACCGAAGAAGATCAGACCGAAGTGACTCAGCACCTGCTCCATCACCACCGGGGTGAAGTGCAGGCCGATGCCGATACCGACAATCCATTGGCCGCATTTGCGCCCGCCGGGGATTTCCGTGAGTTGCCACGGGGTCAGGCAGCGCACGAGGATGATCGCCAGCAGCGAGCCGACCATCCACGGCAGTGGCCAGCCGATCTGGCTGGCGATAAAACCGCCAAGCAGACCGACCAACGGGGTCGCCCACCAGCTTCTGAGGGAGGAGCGGTCAGACATCGGCGATGGCGCGTTGCGCCGCCGAACGTTTGCGCCAGATGCGCAGCAGCGGCATCAGCAACATGATCGCGGTCAGGATCCACACACCGAAAGTGATCGGGCTCGACCAGAGGATTTCCAGCGCACCGTTGGAGATCGACAGCGCACGACGCAGGTTCTGCTCCATCAGCCCGCCGAGAATGAAGCCCAGAAGCACCGGCGACAACGGGAAATCCAGTTTGCGCAGGATGTAACCGAAGATGCCGATGCCGACCATCAGGAACAGGTCGAACGTGGTCGCATGCACGGCGTAGACGCCGATCCCGGTGATGATCGCGATCACCGGCACCAGTGCCCAGTTCGGCACGGCGAGGATGCGGGTGAAGATGCGGATCATCGGGATATTCAGGATCACCAGCATGATGTTGGCGATGAACAACGAAGCGATCAGGCCCCAGACGATGTCCGGTTGCTGTTGGAACAGCAGCGGCCCCGGGGTGATGTTGTACAGCGACAGCGCGCCGATCATCACGGCGGTAGTGCCGGAACCGGGTACACCGAGGGTCAGCATCGGCACCAGCGCGCCGCAGGCCGACGCGCCGATCGCGGTTTCCGGGGCGGCGAGGCCACGGGCGTCACCCTGACCAAATTTGCCGCCAGTACCGGCGATGCGTTTTTCGGTCATGTAGGCCACGGCACTGGCCAGCGTCGCGCCGGCACCTGGCAACACGCCCATGATGAAACCCAGCAGGCCGCAACGGATGTTCACCACGAACACCGACGCCGCTTCCTTGAAGTTGAACATCATGCGCCCGGTGGCCTTCACCGCTTCCTGACCGCGATGGGTTTTTTCCAGCAGCAGGAGGATTTCACTGACCGAGAACAGACCCAGCACCAACACCACGAACTGAATGCCGTCGGTCAGGTGAATGTTGTCGCCGGTGAAGCGATAAACACCGCTGTTGGCGTCGATGCCGACGGTCGACAGAAACAGGCCGATCAGCGCCGCAATAAAAGTCTTCAACGGACGATC harbors:
- a CDS encoding AbrB family transcriptional regulator codes for the protein MSDRSSLRSWWATPLVGLLGGFIASQIGWPLPWMVGSLLAIILVRCLTPWQLTEIPGGRKCGQWIVGIGIGLHFTPVVMEQVLSHFGLIFFGALVTSLSAVVGVWLMRRTGEDRATAFFSSMPGGSGEMVNLGARNGALLSHVAAGQSLRVLVVVLCVPAAFKYLLGDGTPISHAGNVDWRWLAILFPAGALLAWLWQRLRQPNPWLFGPLLVSATVSIAWDLHIGLPDGGSQIGQWLIGSGLGCHFNRQFFRRAPSFMGRTLIGTALTMLIATLAALGLSALTHLDLRSLTLGMMPGGIAEMSLTAETLQLSVPLVTAMQVMRLLFVLFLAEPLFKYWNRNPE
- a CDS encoding tripartite tricarboxylate transporter permease, with protein sequence MDTLGYLGQGFGVALSPYNLVTALTGTLIGTVVGLLPGLGPINGVALLIPIAFALGLPPESALILLAAVYLGCEYGGRISSILLNIPGEASTVMTTLDGYPMARQGLAGVALSLSAWSSFIGAFIATCGMVLFAPLLAKWAIAFGPAEYFVLMVFAIVCLGGMAGDRPLKTFIAALIGLFLSTVGIDANSGVYRFTGDNIHLTDGIQFVVLVLGLFSVSEILLLLEKTHRGQEAVKATGRMMFNFKEAASVFVVNIRCGLLGFIMGVLPGAGATLASAVAYMTEKRIAGTGGKFGQGDARGLAAPETAIGASACGALVPMLTLGVPGSGTTAVMIGALSLYNITPGPLLFQQQPDIVWGLIASLFIANIMLVILNIPMIRIFTRILAVPNWALVPVIAIITGIGVYAVHATTFDLFLMVGIGIFGYILRKLDFPLSPVLLGFILGGLMEQNLRRALSISNGALEILWSSPITFGVWILTAIMLLMPLLRIWRKRSAAQRAIADV